One Fusobacterium russii ATCC 25533 genomic region harbors:
- a CDS encoding MBL fold metallo-hydrolase, which yields MKIKCFPLGAMYTNCYLAYDENTKEAYFFDCGGKNIGKLNQFIEENNLNLKYIVLTHGHGDHIEGLNLLAETYPEAKVYIGKEEKEFLYNSNLSLTRNISGTDFVYNGELNVLSEGDMVGKFKTIDTPGHTVGSKCFYYEAENILISGDTMFRRSYGRYDLPTGDIDSLFHSLYKLSKLPENTVVYSGHSEPTTIGEEKVFLRNIGVI from the coding sequence ATGAAAATAAAATGCTTTCCATTGGGAGCAATGTACACGAATTGTTATTTAGCTTATGATGAAAATACAAAAGAAGCTTATTTCTTTGATTGTGGTGGTAAAAATATAGGAAAATTAAATCAATTTATAGAAGAAAATAATTTAAATTTAAAATATATAGTTTTGACTCACGGGCATGGAGATCATATAGAAGGTTTAAATTTACTGGCCGAAACTTACCCAGAGGCAAAAGTTTATATAGGAAAAGAAGAGAAGGAATTTTTATATAATTCAAATTTAAGTCTTACGAGAAATATTTCAGGAACAGATTTTGTCTACAATGGAGAATTAAATGTTTTGTCGGAAGGTGATATGGTAGGAAAGTTCAAAACTATAGATACACCGGGGCATACTGTGGGGTCAAAATGCTTTTACTATGAGGCAGAGAATATTTTAATTTCTGGCGATACAATGTTCAGAAGAAGTTATGGTAGGTATGATTTACCAACTGGTGATATAGATTCTTTGTTCCACAGTCTATATAAACTTAGTAAATTGCCAGAAAATACAGTTGTTTATAGTGGACATAGTGAACCGACTACAATTGGTGAAGAGAAAGTATTTTTAAGAAATATAGGTGTTATATAA